A stretch of the Cydia amplana chromosome 6, ilCydAmpl1.1, whole genome shotgun sequence genome encodes the following:
- the LOC134649289 gene encoding RNA-binding protein 25-like, with product MQCNSGLSVIDIGKRRTELLELSSYIQTVDNDVTMILQSLQWDRKHLIGAAPLISCKYDTNHRVPPDKMEAHEKECYLRSLGYSKEDLLLPEPLDANAKTLVTLSKNDVQNIIEYAAKVDPTFKKGRGSRDPSEPLTLERLQHTYSADERRAIHDAVVSAAPSCHDLSELALLSGDGETQNTKPKSRAEIIAELRDMKRRRAKYRGAVKTRNYSDELRSVIATQMEHYSEALGAATKNNSDINKCNMERPKDFKEIQVKKEPLESDQAYATEKEKRRISSREYERHRDKFRDETREKPKDNHRREKSRDETRFNESYRDERYSERRDKYREREKYDDYKRDRDDRRHRDDRDRYSSSSKDRSRDGSEYRNSDKYSDSKRNYKDYKPSRNSERKYKDKYDSHEKYREEKHKRYYDYKQEYDVAKKRIKQEKD from the exons ATGCAGTGCAATTCAGGCCTGTCTGTGATCGACATCGGCAAACGCCGTACCGAACTTTTAGAACTAAGTTCCTACATACAAACAGTAGATAATGATGTAACTATGATACTGCAAAGTTTGCAATGGGATCGTAAACACTTAATCGGG GCTGCGCCATTGATTTCGTGCAAATATGACACAAATCACAGAGTACCACCAGATAAAATGGAAGCCCATGAGAAGGAATGTTATTTAAGAAGCCTGGGTTACTCCAAGGAAGACCTGTTGTTGCCTGAACCACTTGATGCCAATGCCAAAACTTTGGTTACACTAA GTAAAAATGATGttcaaaatattattgaatatgCGGCTAAAGTTGATCCAACATTCAAAAAAG GCAGAGGCAGCAGGGACCCCAGCGAGCCGCTAACCCTAGAGCGCCTGCAGCACACCTACAGCGCAGATGAGCGCCGCGCCATCCACGACGCCGTGGTCAGCGCAGCACCCTCCTGCCATGACCTTAGTGAACTGGCGTTACTTAG TGGAGACGGTGAAACTCAGAACACCAAACCTAAGTCTCGTGCGGAGATCATAGCGGAGCTGCGCGACATGAAGCGCCGGCGCGCCAAATATCGCGGAGCGGTCAAAACGCGCAACTATTCCGACGAACTGCGCAGCGTCATCGCCACACAG ATGGAACACTACTCGGAAGCACTCGGTGCTGCCACTAAAAACAACTCTGATATCAACAAATGCAACATGGAAAGGCCAAAagattttaaagaaatacagGTTAAGAAGGAACCTTTGGAATCAGACCAAGCATATGCAACGGAAAAGGAAAAAAGACGAATTTCTTCAAGAGAATACGAGCGCCATCGAGACAAATTCAGAGACGAAACAAGAGAGAAACCCAAAGACAATCATCGCAGAGAGAAATCTAGAGACGAAACACGTTTTAATGAGAGCTACAGAGACGAACGTTATTCCGAAAGAAGAGACAAGTATAGAGAAAGGGAAAAATATGATGATTACAAGAGAGACAGAGATGACAGGAGACATAGAGATGACAGAGATAGGTATTCAAGCTCTTCTAAAGACAGAAGCAGAGATGGAAGTGAATATAGAAATAGCGATAAATATAGCGATTCAAAAAGAAACTACAAGGATTACAAGCCATCGAGGAATAGTGAACGAAAATATAAAGATAAATATGATTCACATGAAAAGTATAGAGAAGAGAAACATAAGAGGTATTACGATTATAAGCAAGAGTATGATGTTGCCAAAAAACGTATAAAGCAAGAGAAAGACTga